The bacterium region CGTGACGNNNNNNNNNNNNNNNNNNNNNNNNNNNNNNNNNNNNNNNNNNNNNNNNNNNNNNNNNNNNNNNNNNNNNNNNNNNNNNNNNNNNNNNNNNNNNNNNNNNNNNNNNNNNNNNNNNNNNNNNNNNNNNNNNNNNNNNNNNNNNNNNNNNNNNNNNNNNNNNNNNNNNNNNNNNNNNNNNNNNGAGCTGACGGCCTGGACCGCGGCCTACCGCGACGGTGTCGACGCCGCCATGGCCGCCGACGGCTATCCCATGTCGCCCTACGTCAGCTTCCGGATGTGGCACGACCCGACCAGCGGCCTGAAGGGCGGGGCCGCCACGCCGCGCTTCAGCCAGGGCTACACGGCGATCCAGAACCGCCCCGGCCTGCTCGTCGAGACCCACATGCTCAAGCCCTACGCCGTGCGGGTCGAGAGCGCGTTGCGTCTCGTGATCCACACCCTGCGCTGGTGCGGCGAGCGCGCCCCTGAGCTGCGCCGCCTGGTCGGGGCCGCCGACGCCCGCGCCGCCTCGGCGGCGTTCCGCGCCGAGCCGTTCCCGCTCTCCTTCCGCAGCGACGGCGACTCCACCCTGATCGACTTCCTGGGCGTCGAGATGGAGGAAGTGCCCAGCGACGTCACCGGCGGCACGTATTTCCGCTACTCGGACCGCCCCGCAACCTGGCGCATCCCGTATTTCGATTCCCTCGAGCCGGCCACCGTCGCCGCCCTGCCCGCCGCCTACCTGGTGCCCCCGGCCTGGACCGAGGCCCTCGACCGCCTCGCGGCCCACGGCATCGCCTTCACCCGCCTGACCGAGCCCCGCGAGGTCGCGGTCCGCTCCTGGCGCCTGACGAACCCCGCCTGGGGCCAGGCCCCCTACGAGGGCCACCACACGGTCACCTTCACCGCCGAACCCGAGACCGGCGTCCGCACCTTTCCCGCCGGCACCGCCGTGGTGGGCCTCGACCAGCGCGCCGCCCGGGTCATCGCCCATCTCCTCGAGCCCAAGGCCCCCGACAGCCTCGTCCAGTGGGGCTACTTCGACCCCATCTTCGAGCGCGTCGAATACGTCGAAAGCTACGTCATCGAGCAGATGATCCCCCAACTGCTGGCCGACAACCCCGAGTGGGAAGCCGAACTGAACGCCGCCAAGGCCGCCAACCCCGACTTCGCCGCCGACCCCTGGGCCATCCGCTACTGGTTCTACGCAAGAACCCCCTACTACGACGACCGCGTCGGCCTCTACCCCATCGCCTCTATCGACGACGAATCGATCTACCGCGACCTCATCAATAAGTCCCGTTGACGCTGCAGGCCCCGCTCCGTCCCTCCACACGAAGAAGTCCCGGGTGTTCCGCGCGCAGCGCGGCCTCCCGGGACTTCTTCGTGTGGAGGGACGGAGCGAGACCTACTGCGTCAACCGCCGGTACTTGATGCGGTGGGGTTGATCGGCCTCTTCCCCGAAGCGCTCCTTGCGGTTGGCTTCGTACTCGGTGTAGTTGCCTTCGTACCAGAAGACCTCGGAGTTGCCCTCGAAGGCCAGGATGTGGGTGCAGATGCGGTCGAGGAACCAGCGATCGTGGCTGACGACGACGAGGCAGCCGCCGAATTCCACGAGCGCGTCTTCCAGGGCGCGCAGGGTGTCCACGTCCAGGTCGTTGGTGGGCTCGTCGAGCAGGATCAGGTTGGCGCCGCTCTTGAGCAGCCGGGCCAGGTGCACGCGGTTGCGCTCGCCGCCCGAGAGGGTGCCGACCTTCCGCTGCTGCTCGTGGCCCTTGAAGTTGAAGCCCGAGCAGTAGGCGCGGCTGTTCACCGTCACGCCGCCCAGGTCGAGCTCCTCGGCGCCCTCGGAGATGTTCTCCCACACGGTCTTCTCGGCATCCAGGTCGTCGCGGCCCTGGTCGACGTAGG contains the following coding sequences:
- a CDS encoding peptidase M14 — translated: ELTAWTAAYRDGVDAAMAADGYPMSPYVSFRMWHDPTSGLKGGAATPRFSQGYTAIQNRPGLLVETHMLKPYAVRVESALRLVIHTLRWCGERAPELRRLVGAADARAASAAFRAEPFPLSFRSDGDSTLIDFLGVEMEEVPSDVTGGTYFRYSDRPATWRIPYFDSLEPATVAALPAAYLVPPAWTEALDRLAAHGIAFTRLTEPREVAVRSWRLTNPAWGQAPYEGHHTVTFTAEPETGVRTFPAGTAVVGLDQRAARVIAHLLEPKAPDSLVQWGYFDPIFERVEYVESYVIEQMIPQLLADNPEWEAELNAAKAANPDFAADPWAIRYWFYARTPYYDDRVGLYPIASIDDESIYRDLINKSR